Proteins from one Esox lucius isolate fEsoLuc1 chromosome 19, fEsoLuc1.pri, whole genome shotgun sequence genomic window:
- the cd82b gene encoding CD82 molecule b isoform X2, translating into MTKGCITATKYFLFLFNLLFFIFGALIMGFGLWVLLDNQSFIAVLQESSTTLQVASYILISVGSLSMAMGFLGCIGAIYEIRCLLGLYFTCLLLILIAQVTAGVLIYFQRESLKHEMSNIIKGMLVNYTGQNRTTEHTWDYIQRTMMCCGWTGPGNWSENVQIQNSSIPLYSCSCRNITLPGTDIAETGLCEHLSAELPVYQTGCIHSAESWLWQNSGVIVGICVGVAVIELLGMLLSMCLCRSVVQEDYSKVPKY; encoded by the exons ATCTTTGGAGCATTAATCATGGGCTTTGGACTGTGGGTCCTTCTGGATAACCAGAGCTTCATCGCTGTTCTAC AGGAGTCCTCCACCACCCTGCAGGTGGCCTCCTACATCCTGATCAGTGTGGGATCCCTGTCAATGGCCATGGGCTTCCTGGGCTGCATCGGAGCCATCTACGAGATACGGTGCCTGCTGGGCCTG TACTTCACCTGCCTCCTGCTCATCCTCATCGCCCAGGTGACGGCTGGCGTGCTGATATATTTCCAGAGAGAAAGT CTGAAGCACGAGATGTCCAACATAATCAAAGGGATGCTGGTTAACTATACCGGTCAGAACCGAACCACAGAACACACCTGGGACTACATCCAGAGGACA ATGATGTGCTGTGGATGGACGGGGCCGGGTAACTGGTCGGAGAACGTGCAGATCCAGAACAGTTCCATCCCCCTGTACTCATGTTCTTGCCGGAACATAACCCTCCCCGGGACGGACATTGCAGAGACCGGGCTCTGTGAACACCTCTCAGCGGAACTGCCTGTTTACCAAACG ggTTGTATTCACAGTGCGGAGAGCTGGCTGTGGCAGAACTCTGGGGTTATTGTTGGAATCTGCGTTGGGGTGGCGGTCATTGAG CTCCTGGGGATGCTCCTGTCCATGTGTCTCTGTAGGAGTGTTGTCCAGGAGGACTACAGCAAAGTACCCAAGTACTGA